The genomic interval TCTCCTATTTTGGCAACAAATTCAGTATGAGGTGCCATGGCTTTTACTATCCCGTTTTTATCAAGCAATATAAAATAAGGTGTTTCTCCAATTTTATAGCGATGGTTAAAACCATAAGACTCAGGAACAGGTACAAAACCACAGTTTCGCTTCGGTATGGCTTCACGGCATTCTTCTTCCGTATTCAAAGTGGTTCCCAGGGAAATAATATCAATTCCTTTTCGCTTGTTTTCTTCAATAAAAGCCGAAATGATCTTGGTACTGTTAAATGTGTAAAGTGGTTTTTCAAACTTAACCCAGAATCCCAAAAGGACATATTTTCCTCTCAATCTCTCAGAATTGTACTCCTTACCGTCCAATCCCTGCATGATAAATGGTTGCAACGGCTCACCAATTTCGGGCATCAGATCCGAATTCATAATAATTGAACCATCGTCCGCAATATCCTGTGATTTTTTTCTCACTAATGCATAAGATGAAGCTTGTCCAAATTTGTCAAAAACCGGTTCAGTTCTATACTTACCAGGATTTTTCTTTAAAATATCGTCATAGGCCTGATAACTGATATGCTTCCCGGTGGACTTGTCAATGATCACAGATTCTTTATTCATCACAAATTGCTGGCTCACTTTACCCTTGTAATTGCTTACCTGAGCAACATTTATTTCAACAAATAAAGCAAAAAAGGGTACAATAAAAATCCCGATTTTCTTAAAATTCATTTGGAACAATTTTAGTAAATATATTAGGTGAAATGGTTAAAAAGATGTGTTTTCAAGCACCAAAAGAGTTGTTGTAATGTTAATATAACTGATTATCCTCTCCCAATATTTTAAGCAAATCAACTTTTTGAAATTCTTATATGTTCGATCGGATTCGTGAGAAACTGGAAATTTTGGCCGACGCCGCCAAATATGATGTATCGTGTTCATCCAGTGGAAGTAATAGAAAAAATCTTAACAAAGGATTGGGTGATGCCGAAGGAATGGGCATTTGTCACACCTATACAGAAGATGGCAGGTGCGTTTCGTTGTTGAAAATTTTGCTCACCAACCATTGTATCTACGATTGTGCATTTTGTGTTTCACGCCGAAGTAATGATATTAAACGGGCTGCATTTACAGTTGATGAAGTGGTAGAGCTCACTATGAATTTCTACCGCAGAAATTACATTGAAGGTTTGTTTCTTAGTTCAGGCATTTTCAAAGATGGTGATTATACCATGGAACGCCTGCTTCGGATTGTCAAAAAATTAAGAGTAGAGGAAAAATTTAATGGCTACATCCATCTAAAAACAATTCCCGGAGCAAGTCCTGAATTACTGAAAGAAGCAGGTTTGTATGCAGACCGTATGAGTATTAATCTGGAAATGCCTACTGAACTAGGATTGAAATTACTTGCTCCCGAAAAATCCCATGAAGATGTTAAAAGGCCCCTTGATCTGATACATAAGAGTATTATCCAACTTAAAGATGAAAAGGCGCTGATTAAAAGTACACCAAAATTTGTTCCTGCCGGGCAAAGTACACAAATGGTAATTGGTGCTACACCGGAATCTGACAAAGAGATTATGCATACGGCTGATAAATTTTATAAAGATTATTCCTTGAAAAGGGTTTATTATTCGGGCTATATTCCGATCAGCCACGATAATCGTTTGCCGGTTATCGGAAGCCAGCCGCCATTGATACGAGAAAACAGATTGTACCAAACCGACTGGTTAATGCGGTTTTACGGTTTTGATGTAAAGGAAATATTGAACGATGCAAACCCAAACCTGGATGTAGATATTGACCCGAAATTAAGCTGGGCCTTGCGAAATCTGGATCAGTTTCCAGTGGATATTAATACTGCAGAGTATCAGATGATTTTGCGTGTACCTGGGATTGGTGTGGGATCGGCAAAGAAAATTGTTCAGGCAAGGCAATTTGGAAATTTACGTATGGATCAGTTGAAGAAAATAGGAATTTCTTTTAATCGTGCCAAACATTTTATTCGATACGCTGACAGCCCAATAAAGTTGAATGATTTTGAAGCCGGGCATATTAAAGGTATAATCTTATCAGAAAGTAAAAGCAAATATCTAAAAACGCCCGTCAATCAATTATCACTTTTTTGATGGAAATATATGTTTTTGATGGCGCGCTGGAAGGTTTGCTTACTGCCATTTTTGATAGTTATGAACGGAAAGCAATGCAGGTAAATGTCGTAAGTTCCGATCGTTACCTGCCAGACGTTTTTCAGGAATCTCACCTGGTAATTAGTAGTGACAATAAGGCTAATCGTGTGTGGAAAGGACTTCGTAAAAAACTGGATACGGACTGGATGAAAAAGTTTTATAATTCATTCCTGTCTGAGCAGCCTGATCTTTTCCAGGACCTGTTTGATTTTGCCCGTTACATTTTTGATAATCCTGCCGGAGCCGAAACGAATTTTGGTAATAATTGTGTATTATCCGTATCCCAAATGGAACGTAAAGTACATCGCGAAAAGCACAGAATGGAAGCATTTATACGCTTTCAGCAAACCGCCGATGGGATATTTTATGCTCATATTGAGCCGGATTACAATGTCCTTCCGCTCATTTCAGACCATTTCAGAAAACGTTATGCTGATCAGAAGTGGATTATTTTTGATTTAAAACGGAAATATGGATTGTTTTTTGACCTCGAAAAAGTTGAAGAAATTACCTTTGATTTTACTGCTGAAATGTCTTCTAACCTGAATACTTTGCCGGCACAGGTTCTCGATCCCAAAGAAGAACTTTATTCGTTGTTGTGGAAAGACTATTTCCGTAGTACTAACATCCCAGCACGAAAAAATATGAAACTGCATATTCAGCATGTTCCTAAACGGTATTGGAAATACCTTTCTGAGAAGCAGATGTGATTTATCCGTAATAAAATTACTGTTACCTCACAACTTTACTTTCCAGCCAACCTTTTCTAAACTTCACAATCTCCTCCGAAACTGCAAGCTTTGAACTTTCAAAAGGCTGAACAATGAACTTTGGGTTTTCAATCAGCTTGATAATACCCATCTTCGTTTCATCACGATGCTGATACTCAATATTTAGCTGATCACCAGGCTTATAGGTCGCAATAATTCCATCCAAATCCGCTTTTCTACTGATTGTTTTCCCATCTACTTTCAAAATTTGATCATCAATATCCAATCCTGCATCATACAGAGGGGTTCCAACAATCGTGTTGGAAGAAAGTTTCAGTGATGAGCCATCTTCATACCTATTGTCACCAAGCCATGCTTGTCCTTCAAACTGTCTTTTTAGAGTTAATCCGGCTTTTTTCAATAAAGGTGCATAATCAAATGATTGATGGCCGTTTACATATTTTTCAAAAAATGAGTATGCAAAAGCTTCATTCCTGGTAAAACTTGCCAGGACATTTTCCAGATCAGATACAAAGTATGGAATTTCCGTTTTGCCATGTTTCTGCCAAACGGCTTTCATGAAATCATCTAATGTAAGATTTCTTGAACGAAGCTCTAATTCCAAAGCAAGTGCAATAGAGGCTCCATATGGATAATAAGAAGTATATGTGTTTGGGTAATTTGTTTTATCCACTGCTACACCGGCATCCACAAACACAGCCTGGCAACTTGCCTGAACTGGAGACACACGCTTTGCACCAGCGGTATTTTCCTTTGTATTAATGAGCGAACTTAGCGTTCCGCAAAATTCTTCAAGAGAATCAAAGTTGGCTCTTTTCAGTAGTAACTCACCATAATACTGCGTAAAACCTTCCGCAAACCACAGTTCAAAACTCATATTACTTTTTTCATAATTAAACGGTTCCAGACTTTTAGGACGGATTCTTTCTACATTCCAGCTATGAAAAAATTCATGTGAAAACACGCCTAATAAATTGCTCGTACCATTAAATTTAACCGGTAGGGCAATCATAGTACTGTTTCTGTGTTCCATTCCGTCTCCTTTTACATATGGATTTATACTCGCCAGAAATGTGTATTGTCCGTAATCGAATGCCGGCAACTCACCATACACCATTTGTGCTTCTTGGGTAACCCGCTTAACCATTTCAGCAAAAGCATTTTTGAGTGTATCCTCACCGGCAGCTTCCAGTGCCAGTCGAAAATTGTAAACCTTATTATCAGGATTAGTCAGTTTCCATTCTTTAATGGTAAGGTCACCAATTTTTATCGGTGAATCCATGAAATACTGTAAATCGGGCGCGGTAAATATATTCGGGTTACTGGTTGGTTTTAATTGCGTGGCAATGGCCCATTTTTTATTTGCCGGTAGTTTAAACCCAATTTCTATAGGTGCTTTCTCCAAACCTTTCACCCACATAAATGTAGCCGGCATGTTCAATTGTACACTTGATTGGTCTACACCAGCATAAGTGCCATCCGGATAGTTGGCATACAATGTGTATACCACCTTAACATACCCATTCAGATTCGATACTTTATATACGTCACCGTCTAAACGTGTAATTGTAACTGGTTTCCCCGCCTTATCAGTTGCTTTAACATCATAAATATTTTTACCGTATTCATGCGTTGCGTATCTGCCAGGTGAAGATCTGCTCATTCGGTAAACTAATTCCTTTTGTGTAAAATCCATTGCCTCCACTTCTATTTTAGCTTCGTGGTGAATGATATTTGGAAAGGAAACCTGATAAGAAACTTTTTGGGCTGAAACGACATTTCCTGAAAGAAACAGAGCGGCAATTAGGGCAAAAGCTTTATTCATTGTATATAAATATTATATGACCGTTTTGCTAATTTAAGTTTATAAAAGATATATGTAGTAACGCAATAGTTGTTTTAATCATGAAAATGGATAAAATCCAAAGAATTATGGGTTATGCTTAAATAGAATATATATTTGTTCCGGAAAAAGAAGAGTTGTAAATTAATACAGATAAGTGCAAATTGATAAAATGAAATCTCAAACTATAATAAAAAATATCGCTTTTTTCGTAATACTTCTGGCTAACATAGGTTGTGACCAGATTTCCAAAAACATTGCACGCCAGGAATTAAGCGATTACGAGAGGATCAGTTACATAAAGAATCACTTTACCTTTACCAAAGTTGAAAATACCGGAGCTTTTCTGAGTCTCGGAAGTGCCCTACCCGATTTTATAAAATTCTTCCTGTTGTCGATTGTACCATTGCTTGCACTGAGTTATGGAATTGTATTTTTATTCCGGAAGCAAAATCTATCTAAAGTAAGTGCTGTGGCACTGTGCTTCGCCATTGGTGGTGGAATTGGAAATATTTACGACAGGATCATTCACGGTTCAGTTACAGATTTTATGCATATTGATTTCGGCTTCTTCGAAACAGGAATCTTCAATATGGCTGACGTTTCTATAATGGTCGGTATGGTTTTATTCTTTGGCCAGTCTTATTTTAAGAATAGTAATAATGCTGTTAAAAATTGAATTTACTATTTATATGCAGCCGTAACCAATGGCGGAGCCCAACTGCAGAGAGAATTTTTGATTGTCCGGATTATCCCTCAAAGTCTGCCGGAATTTCAGGTGTTGCACGAATCAAACTAAATGAAAAATTAGTTATTTGGGCTGATTTAATTTTTGTTATGGAAAAACGACATCGTACCGTCGTTCAGGAAAGATTTCCTTATGAACTAGCCGGTAAAAAAATCATAGTTTTAGATATTTCTGATGACTACCAGTTTATGGATGAAGAATTAATAGAAATACTTAAAAATGGTGTAGAGCCCTATTTGTGACTTCTAATCAAGATAAAGGCCCAGTCTGAACGGCATTATTAGCGAAAAAAAGTGAATAATAGTTTTCCTGGATTGCATTTAGCCTGGCTTTGCCGTTCAGACCGGTAGCGCACCTTTATAACAAAAAACTCCTGCAAGCAGGAGTTTTTTGTTATCAGGGAAATTTTATTTTAGTAGATTATGCTCCTACAACCGAACGGCGAATGATATTCAAAGCAGAACCTGCTTTAAACCATTCTATTTGTTGTGCATTATAAGTATGGTTAACAGCAAATTCCTCGCTGGTACCATCAATATGATGCAAAACAATTGTTAGAGGAACACCTTCTGTAAAAGTATCCAGTCCAATGATGTCAATAGAATCGTCTTCCTGGATTTTTTCATAATCGGCATTGTTGGCAAAAGTCAATGCCAGCATACCTTGTTTTTTAAGGTTGGTTTCATGAATCCGGGCAAATGATTTTACCAGAATCGCACGAACACCAAGAAAACGAGGTTCCATGGCGGCATGTTCACGGGATGAACCTTCACCATAGTTTTCATCACCAACCACTATTGTTCCGATCCCATGTGCTTTATAATCACGTTGAACCGCAGGAACTTCTGCATATTGGTTACTCAGCTGGTTTTTAACAGTGTTGGTTTTTTCGTTGTAGAAATTGACCGCACCAATGAGCATGTTATTAGAAATATTATCCAAATGGCCGCGGTATTTCAACCAAGGGCCAGCCATTGAAATGTGGTCAGTTGTACATTTTCCTTTTGCTTTGATAAGCAGTTTCAAGCCTTTCAGGTCAGTGCCTTCCCATTCCTTGAAAGGTTCCAGAAGCTGAAGACGATCAGAAGTAGGGCTAACTAAAACCTGTACCGTACTACCATCCTCAGCAGGAGCCTGATATCCTGCATCTTCAACATCAAATCCTCTCGTTGGAAGTTCCAGGCCACTTGGTTCATCAAGCATCACTTCAACCCCATCCGTATTTGTCAACTTATCAAATCGGGGGTCAAAAGTAAGACGACCGGCGATTGCTAAAGCTGTAACTATTTCAGGAGAGGCAACAAACGAGTGCGTATTTGGGTTACCATCAGCACGTTTCGAGAAGTTACGATTGAAAGAAGTAATAATGGAGTTTTTCTCGCCTTTCTCAGCACCATGTCTTGCCCATTGGCCAATACAGGGCCCACAAGCGTTCGCCAAAACCACACCGCCAATTTTAGCAAAAGTATCAAGGAAACCATCACGGGCAACAGTAAAACGTACCTGTTCGGATCCCGGTGTAATGGTATATTCAGAAGTGACAACCAGTTTTTTATCAACAGCCTGCTGTGCAAGAGAGGCCGCACGGCTCATATCCTCATAAGAAGAGTTGGTACAAGATCCGATCAAACCTACCGAAAGTACTTCCGGCCATCCGTTTTCTCTAACTGCGGTAGCAAATTTAGAAAGCGGCCATGCAAGATCCGGAGTAAATGGTCCGTTTACATGAGGTTCAAGTGTAGAAAGATCAAGTTCAATTAATTGGTCATAATATGTCGCAGGATCTGCATAAACTTCGTCATCAGCTCTGAGATATGAACTTACAGCATCCGCAGCGTCAGCCACATCAGCGCGGTCTGTTGCACGAAGATAATCCGATATTTTTTTGTCGTAAGTAAAGATAGAAGTAGTCGCTCCAATCTCGGCTCCCATATTACAGATTGTACCTTTACCGGTTGCAGAAAGGCTTTCAGCTCCTTCGCCGAAGTATTCAACAATATAACCTGTACCACCTTTAACAGTTAACTGGCCGGCAACCCAAAGTATTACATCTTTTGCTGCTGTCCATCCACTGAGTTTCCCTGTTAGTTTCACACCAATCAGGCGGGGCATTTTCAATTCCCATGCTAAGCCTGACATTACATCACTGGCATCGGCACCGCCCACGCCAATCGCGATCATACCTAAACCACCAGCGTTAGGTGTATGTGAATCCGTTCCGATCATCATACCACCCGGAAATGCATAATTTTCTAAAACAACCTGGTGAATAATTCCGGCTCCTGCTTTCCAGAAACCTAAACCATATTTGTCTGAAACGGACGAAAGAAAATCATAAACCTCTTTATTTTTGTCTTCAGCATTTTTCAAATCCTGTACTGCTCCAACCTCCGCCTGAATAAGGTGATCGCAATGTACAGTTGACGGAACAGCAACCTGAGGCCTTCCTGCCTGCATGAATTGTAAAAGAGCCATTTGAGCAGTCGCATCCTGCATCGCAACACGGTCTGGCGCAAAGTCTACATAAGCCTTTCCGCGCTCATAAACCTGTGTAGGCATACCTTCCCACAAATGAGAATACAAGATTTTTTCTGCCAATGTTAAAGGCCGCCCTTCTATTTGACGCGCAGCTTCCACCCTTTCTTTCATTCGGGTGTATACACCCTTAATCATATCTAAGTCAAACGCCATAGTAATTAAATTAATGTCTATACATTCACACTTATCAAAAACTGAGCCACCAACGATTAAATGGTGTATTTCCGTTTAGAATGATCGCCGCCTGTAAATTAAGGATCCAGGCCTGCGAAACACTCAGAACAGATTCTATCTGCTTAACTGCTTAACAGGAGGCGCGAATTTGGTCAGGTCAATGCCAACTACAGCAGCTTTGTATTCATCTATATTAGGAATCCGGCCAAGGATTGCAGACAACACAACCACTGGTGTGGATGCAAGCAGTGATTCTCCTTTTTTACGATCCGAATCTTCAACGACTCTTCCCTGGAAAAGACGGGTTGATGTTGCCAAAACAGTGTCCCCTTTTGCAGCTTTTTCCTGATTACCCATGCAAAGGTTGCAGCCAGGACGTTCCAGATACATCATATTTTCGTATTCTGTACGTGCCGCAACTTTCGGAGCACTATCGTTAAACTCGAAACCTGAATACTTCTGCAATACCTCCCAATCACCTTCATTTTTGAGCTCTTCTACAATGTTGTAGGTAGGTGCTGCCACTACGAGCGGTGCATGGAATTCAACCTTACCTTGTTGTTCTTCAAGGTTCCTAAGCATTTGAGAAACAATTTTCAGATCTCCCTTGTGAACCATACAGGAACCGACAAAACCAAGATCTACTTTTTTATCTCCGCCATAGTGCGAGAGCGTCCGAATTGTATCGTGCGTGTAGC from Dyadobacter sp. NIV53 carries:
- a CDS encoding thioredoxin-like domain-containing protein; this translates as MNFKKIGIFIVPFFALFVEINVAQVSNYKGKVSQQFVMNKESVIIDKSTGKHISYQAYDDILKKNPGKYRTEPVFDKFGQASSYALVRKKSQDIADDGSIIMNSDLMPEIGEPLQPFIMQGLDGKEYNSERLRGKYVLLGFWVKFEKPLYTFNSTKIISAFIEENKRKGIDIISLGTTLNTEEECREAIPKRNCGFVPVPESYGFNHRYKIGETPYFILLDKNGIVKAMAPHTEFVAKIGELVL
- a CDS encoding putative DNA modification/repair radical SAM protein, with protein sequence MFDRIREKLEILADAAKYDVSCSSSGSNRKNLNKGLGDAEGMGICHTYTEDGRCVSLLKILLTNHCIYDCAFCVSRRSNDIKRAAFTVDEVVELTMNFYRRNYIEGLFLSSGIFKDGDYTMERLLRIVKKLRVEEKFNGYIHLKTIPGASPELLKEAGLYADRMSINLEMPTELGLKLLAPEKSHEDVKRPLDLIHKSIIQLKDEKALIKSTPKFVPAGQSTQMVIGATPESDKEIMHTADKFYKDYSLKRVYYSGYIPISHDNRLPVIGSQPPLIRENRLYQTDWLMRFYGFDVKEILNDANPNLDVDIDPKLSWALRNLDQFPVDINTAEYQMILRVPGIGVGSAKKIVQARQFGNLRMDQLKKIGISFNRAKHFIRYADSPIKLNDFEAGHIKGIILSESKSKYLKTPVNQLSLF
- a CDS encoding TIGR03915 family putative DNA repair protein; translated protein: MEIYVFDGALEGLLTAIFDSYERKAMQVNVVSSDRYLPDVFQESHLVISSDNKANRVWKGLRKKLDTDWMKKFYNSFLSEQPDLFQDLFDFARYIFDNPAGAETNFGNNCVLSVSQMERKVHREKHRMEAFIRFQQTADGIFYAHIEPDYNVLPLISDHFRKRYADQKWIIFDLKRKYGLFFDLEKVEEITFDFTAEMSSNLNTLPAQVLDPKEELYSLLWKDYFRSTNIPARKNMKLHIQHVPKRYWKYLSEKQM
- a CDS encoding M61 family metallopeptidase — its product is MNKAFALIAALFLSGNVVSAQKVSYQVSFPNIIHHEAKIEVEAMDFTQKELVYRMSRSSPGRYATHEYGKNIYDVKATDKAGKPVTITRLDGDVYKVSNLNGYVKVVYTLYANYPDGTYAGVDQSSVQLNMPATFMWVKGLEKAPIEIGFKLPANKKWAIATQLKPTSNPNIFTAPDLQYFMDSPIKIGDLTIKEWKLTNPDNKVYNFRLALEAAGEDTLKNAFAEMVKRVTQEAQMVYGELPAFDYGQYTFLASINPYVKGDGMEHRNSTMIALPVKFNGTSNLLGVFSHEFFHSWNVERIRPKSLEPFNYEKSNMSFELWFAEGFTQYYGELLLKRANFDSLEEFCGTLSSLINTKENTAGAKRVSPVQASCQAVFVDAGVAVDKTNYPNTYTSYYPYGASIALALELELRSRNLTLDDFMKAVWQKHGKTEIPYFVSDLENVLASFTRNEAFAYSFFEKYVNGHQSFDYAPLLKKAGLTLKRQFEGQAWLGDNRYEDGSSLKLSSNTIVGTPLYDAGLDIDDQILKVDGKTISRKADLDGIIATYKPGDQLNIEYQHRDETKMGIIKLIENPKFIVQPFESSKLAVSEEIVKFRKGWLESKVVR
- the lspA gene encoding signal peptidase II; this translates as MKSQTIIKNIAFFVILLANIGCDQISKNIARQELSDYERISYIKNHFTFTKVENTGAFLSLGSALPDFIKFFLLSIVPLLALSYGIVFLFRKQNLSKVSAVALCFAIGGGIGNIYDRIIHGSVTDFMHIDFGFFETGIFNMADVSIMVGMVLFFGQSYFKNSNNAVKN
- a CDS encoding low molecular weight protein tyrosine phosphatase family protein; protein product: MNLLFICSRNQWRSPTAERIFDCPDYPSKSAGISGVARIKLNEKLVIWADLIFVMEKRHRTVVQERFPYELAGKKIIVLDISDDYQFMDEELIEILKNGVEPYL
- a CDS encoding aconitate hydratase, which gives rise to MAFDLDMIKGVYTRMKERVEAARQIEGRPLTLAEKILYSHLWEGMPTQVYERGKAYVDFAPDRVAMQDATAQMALLQFMQAGRPQVAVPSTVHCDHLIQAEVGAVQDLKNAEDKNKEVYDFLSSVSDKYGLGFWKAGAGIIHQVVLENYAFPGGMMIGTDSHTPNAGGLGMIAIGVGGADASDVMSGLAWELKMPRLIGVKLTGKLSGWTAAKDVILWVAGQLTVKGGTGYIVEYFGEGAESLSATGKGTICNMGAEIGATTSIFTYDKKISDYLRATDRADVADAADAVSSYLRADDEVYADPATYYDQLIELDLSTLEPHVNGPFTPDLAWPLSKFATAVRENGWPEVLSVGLIGSCTNSSYEDMSRAASLAQQAVDKKLVVTSEYTITPGSEQVRFTVARDGFLDTFAKIGGVVLANACGPCIGQWARHGAEKGEKNSIITSFNRNFSKRADGNPNTHSFVASPEIVTALAIAGRLTFDPRFDKLTNTDGVEVMLDEPSGLELPTRGFDVEDAGYQAPAEDGSTVQVLVSPTSDRLQLLEPFKEWEGTDLKGLKLLIKAKGKCTTDHISMAGPWLKYRGHLDNISNNMLIGAVNFYNEKTNTVKNQLSNQYAEVPAVQRDYKAHGIGTIVVGDENYGEGSSREHAAMEPRFLGVRAILVKSFARIHETNLKKQGMLALTFANNADYEKIQEDDSIDIIGLDTFTEGVPLTIVLHHIDGTSEEFAVNHTYNAQQIEWFKAGSALNIIRRSVVGA